In Nocardioides sp. InS609-2, a single genomic region encodes these proteins:
- a CDS encoding SMR family transporter, which translates to MSWLILLASGVLEAVWATALGRSDGFTRLTPSIVFGVALVGSMAGLAVAMKDLPIGTAYAVWLASALR; encoded by the coding sequence ATGTCGTGGCTCATCCTCCTTGCCTCCGGTGTGCTCGAAGCGGTCTGGGCGACCGCGCTGGGCCGCTCGGACGGCTTCACCCGCCTCACGCCGAGCATCGTCTTCGGCGTCGCGCTCGTCGGCAGCATGGCTGGCCTCGCGGTCGCGATGAAGGACCTCCCGATCGGCACGGCGTACGCCGTATGGTTGGCGTCGGCGCTGCGTTGA
- a CDS encoding winged helix DNA-binding domain-containing protein, whose protein sequence is MPYEWSDLAGLALARQFPETDGSPDVAAMLQRIGPIQSQTARSPYVALAARFPDTTLADISAAYDELRIVRGSTLRGTVHTSTPDDHVLLESATRVGQRTLWQRTIRPADVTLEQVWAGIEEFASADWRTPVELDEHLHAWLAEHDPSGQPRIQTHYFAFGHGGLVRRPLSGGWEGQGKPGYRSAAAALLGDRSDILGDPDSAMDALVRRHLACHGPASRRDLAWWAGVGLRVVDASLARLDLLSEPGPDRLDYFDLPSPPAPVSLPGVRLLPEFDALLCAYDPPARARFVSPGHYQRLWSQDNGLLLAPLLVDGRLTGYWRLPGSGARRACAVAWFGGTRRPTKAELESPIAAVEAAYGVTVTSLSVTRD, encoded by the coding sequence ATGCCCTACGAGTGGAGCGACCTCGCCGGTCTGGCGCTGGCTCGCCAGTTCCCCGAGACCGACGGCAGCCCTGACGTCGCGGCCATGCTCCAGCGGATCGGCCCGATCCAGTCCCAGACCGCGCGGTCGCCGTACGTCGCGCTGGCGGCCCGCTTCCCCGACACCACCCTCGCCGACATCAGTGCGGCGTACGACGAGCTGCGGATCGTGCGCGGCAGCACCCTTCGAGGCACCGTGCACACCTCGACTCCGGACGACCACGTGCTGCTGGAGTCGGCGACGCGGGTGGGCCAGCGCACCCTGTGGCAGCGCACGATCCGGCCCGCCGACGTCACGCTCGAGCAGGTGTGGGCCGGCATCGAGGAGTTCGCGTCAGCCGACTGGCGCACCCCGGTCGAGCTCGACGAGCACCTGCATGCCTGGCTGGCCGAGCACGATCCGAGCGGGCAGCCGCGCATCCAGACGCACTACTTCGCCTTCGGCCACGGCGGCCTGGTGCGGCGGCCGTTGAGCGGTGGCTGGGAAGGACAGGGCAAGCCCGGCTACCGCTCTGCTGCCGCCGCGCTGCTGGGCGACCGGAGCGACATACTCGGTGATCCCGACAGCGCGATGGACGCGTTGGTTCGCCGCCACCTGGCCTGCCACGGACCCGCCAGCCGTCGCGACCTCGCCTGGTGGGCCGGCGTCGGCCTGCGTGTCGTCGACGCGTCGCTGGCCCGGCTCGACCTGCTGAGTGAACCCGGGCCTGATCGGCTCGACTACTTCGACCTGCCGTCGCCACCCGCGCCCGTTTCGCTGCCGGGGGTGCGGCTGCTGCCGGAGTTCGACGCGTTGCTGTGTGCCTACGACCCGCCGGCCCGTGCGCGCTTCGTGTCGCCCGGGCACTACCAGCGGCTGTGGTCGCAGGACAACGGTCTGCTGCTGGCGCCGCTCCTGGTCGACGGTCGGCTGACCGGCTACTGGCGCCTCCCCGGCTCTGGTGCCAGGCGAGCCTGCGCGGTGGCGTGGTTCGGCGGCACCCGCCGGCCCACCAAGGCCGAGCTCGAGTCGCCGATCGCGGCCGTCGAGGCGGCGTACGGCGTGACGGTCACGTCGCTGTCGGTGACGCGGGACTAG
- the xdhC gene encoding xanthine dehydrogenase accessory protein XdhC, with protein MHWLSAVEHLRSRREPGVLVTVAAVRGHSPREAGAKMVVSATGTWGSVGGGNLEARAVERARALLTDPAAAPEMFIADLTDKAPLEYGVQCCGGEVTVLLEPLAVLPVVAIFGMGHVGLELARILARHDLDLHLVDSRPAQLTPEVLSVLDDAQARVHTHHVPVLPELVLGELPAGTHVLVMTHDHAEDAALIDAALRTADLASIGLIGSSAKWARFRKKLLAEGHDDQALAKITTPIGAPELTGKQPAIIAVAVAAALLQRFQRDVVNDYSEVHHR; from the coding sequence ATGCACTGGCTGAGTGCCGTTGAGCACCTGCGCTCCCGCCGGGAGCCGGGTGTGCTGGTGACCGTCGCCGCCGTACGCGGGCACTCTCCCCGGGAGGCGGGGGCCAAGATGGTCGTCTCCGCCACGGGGACCTGGGGATCGGTGGGGGGCGGCAATCTCGAGGCGCGCGCGGTCGAGCGCGCCCGCGCCCTGCTGACGGACCCGGCAGCTGCTCCGGAGATGTTCATCGCCGACCTGACCGACAAGGCTCCGCTCGAGTACGGCGTCCAGTGCTGCGGTGGGGAGGTGACCGTGCTCCTGGAGCCGTTGGCCGTGCTGCCCGTGGTGGCGATCTTCGGCATGGGCCATGTGGGTCTCGAGCTGGCCCGGATCCTGGCCCGTCACGACCTGGACCTGCACCTCGTCGACTCGCGGCCAGCACAGCTCACCCCCGAGGTGCTCTCGGTGCTCGACGACGCCCAGGCCCGAGTTCACACCCACCACGTCCCGGTGCTGCCCGAACTGGTGCTGGGCGAGCTCCCGGCGGGCACCCATGTGCTTGTGATGACCCACGACCACGCCGAGGACGCCGCGTTGATCGACGCCGCGCTCCGCACGGCCGACCTGGCCTCGATCGGGCTGATCGGGTCGAGCGCCAAATGGGCAAGATTCCGGAAGAAGCTCCTGGCCGAGGGTCACGACGACCAGGCCCTGGCCAAGATCACGACCCCGATCGGGGCCCCCGAGCTCACCGGGAAGCAGCCAGCCATCATCGCCGTCGCGGTTGCGGCAGCCCTGCTGCAGCGCTTCCAGCGCGACGTCGTCAACGACTACTCGGAGGTCCACCACCGATGA
- the xdhB gene encoding xanthine dehydrogenase molybdopterin binding subunit: MSHLSQRPDVPGGVLEIGRAIPHESAALHVTGQALYTDDLVVRTKDCLHAWPVQATQAKARITRLDVDPAYAVPGVVRVLTAADVPGVNDAGVKHDEPLFPDEVRFYGHAVCWVLGETQEAARLGAAAVVLELEPLPALVNVKEAIAADEFQGAQPTVSRGDLDAGIDASAHVFSGEFEFAGQEHFYLETHCALAQVDEGGQIFIQSSSQHPSETQEIVAHVLGLPSSEITVQCLRMGGAFGGKEMQPHGFAAIAALGSILTGRPVRLRLNRTQDLTMSGKRHGFHAEWRAGFADDGTIQALEASLTADGGWSLDLSEPVLARALCHIDNAYWIPNIVVNGRVARTNKTSQTAFRGFGGPQGMLVIEDILGRCAPLLGLDSSELRRRNFYGADQTTPYGQPVRHAERINAVWEQVHETGELARRREEIARFNAEHPHTKRALAVTPVKFGISFNLTAFNQAGALVHVYKDGSVLINHGGTEMGQGLHTKMLQVAATTLGVPLGTVRLAPTRTDKVPNTSATAASSGADLNGGAVKNACEQIQTRLAQVAAAALGVSAADVRFVDGEVTAIGRTGVGISWAEVVRTAYFQRVQLSAAGYYRTEGLHWDSSIMHGSPFKYFAYGAAATEVEVDGFTGAYATRRVDIVHDVGDSLSPLIDIGQIEGGFVQGAGWLTLEDLRWDESDGPHRGRLATQAASTYKLPSFSEMPQDFRVALLDRAHEDGAVYGSKAVGEPPLMLAFSVREALREAAAAFGPAGTSVDLASPATPEAVWWALDEARRGHDEGHLVQGKPGHQPEPTDPDAPVRMPESEFGQTAVPHLTQA; encoded by the coding sequence ATGAGCCACCTCTCCCAGCGCCCCGACGTCCCGGGCGGCGTGCTCGAGATCGGCCGGGCCATCCCGCACGAGTCCGCCGCTCTGCACGTGACCGGACAGGCTCTCTACACCGACGACCTCGTGGTCCGTACCAAGGACTGCCTGCACGCATGGCCGGTCCAAGCGACGCAGGCCAAGGCCCGGATCACCCGTCTCGACGTCGACCCGGCGTACGCCGTGCCGGGGGTCGTCCGGGTGCTGACCGCGGCCGACGTGCCCGGCGTCAACGACGCCGGGGTCAAGCACGACGAGCCGCTCTTCCCCGACGAGGTGCGCTTCTACGGCCATGCCGTGTGCTGGGTGCTCGGCGAGACCCAGGAGGCGGCCCGGCTCGGCGCTGCCGCGGTGGTGCTCGAGCTCGAGCCGCTGCCCGCCCTCGTCAACGTCAAGGAGGCCATCGCAGCCGACGAGTTCCAGGGAGCCCAGCCGACGGTGAGTCGTGGCGACCTGGACGCCGGCATCGACGCCTCGGCGCACGTGTTCAGCGGTGAGTTCGAGTTCGCCGGCCAGGAGCACTTCTACCTCGAGACCCACTGCGCGCTCGCGCAGGTCGACGAGGGTGGCCAGATCTTCATCCAGAGCAGCTCCCAGCACCCTTCGGAGACCCAGGAGATCGTGGCCCACGTGCTCGGCCTGCCCAGCTCCGAGATCACCGTGCAGTGCCTGCGGATGGGCGGGGCGTTCGGCGGCAAGGAGATGCAGCCGCACGGGTTCGCCGCGATCGCGGCCCTGGGCAGCATCCTCACCGGCCGCCCGGTCCGGCTGCGGCTCAACCGCACCCAGGACCTCACCATGTCGGGCAAGCGACACGGGTTCCACGCCGAGTGGCGGGCGGGATTCGCCGACGACGGCACGATCCAGGCGCTCGAGGCGAGCCTGACCGCTGACGGTGGCTGGAGCTTGGACCTCTCCGAGCCGGTGCTGGCGCGGGCCCTGTGCCACATCGACAACGCCTACTGGATCCCCAACATCGTGGTCAATGGGCGGGTCGCGCGCACCAACAAGACCTCGCAGACCGCCTTCCGCGGCTTCGGCGGACCACAGGGCATGCTCGTGATCGAGGACATCCTCGGCCGGTGCGCCCCGTTGTTGGGACTGGACTCGAGCGAGCTGCGCCGTCGCAACTTCTACGGCGCCGACCAGACCACGCCGTACGGCCAACCGGTGCGTCACGCCGAGCGGATCAACGCCGTGTGGGAGCAGGTGCACGAGACCGGTGAGCTGGCACGGCGTCGCGAGGAGATCGCGCGCTTCAACGCCGAGCACCCGCACACCAAGCGGGCGCTGGCGGTGACCCCGGTCAAGTTCGGCATCTCCTTCAACCTCACTGCCTTCAACCAGGCCGGTGCGCTCGTGCACGTCTACAAGGACGGCTCGGTGCTGATCAACCACGGCGGCACCGAGATGGGCCAGGGGCTGCACACCAAGATGCTCCAGGTGGCCGCGACCACCCTGGGCGTACCCCTCGGCACGGTGCGGCTCGCGCCGACCCGCACCGACAAGGTGCCCAACACCTCGGCGACAGCGGCATCCTCCGGTGCCGACCTCAATGGCGGTGCGGTCAAGAACGCCTGTGAGCAGATCCAGACTCGGCTCGCGCAGGTGGCTGCGGCCGCCCTCGGGGTTTCCGCAGCCGACGTCCGGTTCGTCGACGGCGAGGTGACCGCGATCGGACGCACCGGCGTGGGCATCTCCTGGGCGGAGGTCGTCCGCACCGCCTACTTCCAACGGGTGCAGCTCTCAGCGGCCGGCTACTACCGCACCGAGGGGCTGCACTGGGACTCCTCGATCATGCACGGCTCGCCGTTCAAGTACTTCGCCTACGGCGCCGCCGCGACCGAGGTGGAGGTCGACGGCTTCACCGGCGCCTACGCCACCCGGCGCGTCGACATCGTCCACGACGTCGGCGACAGCCTCTCGCCGCTGATCGACATCGGCCAGATCGAGGGTGGCTTCGTCCAGGGAGCCGGTTGGCTCACCCTGGAGGACCTGCGCTGGGATGAGAGCGACGGTCCGCACCGCGGTCGGCTGGCCACCCAGGCGGCCAGCACCTACAAGCTGCCCAGCTTCTCCGAGATGCCTCAGGACTTCCGGGTCGCGCTGCTCGACCGGGCCCACGAGGACGGCGCGGTGTACGGCTCCAAGGCCGTGGGCGAGCCGCCGCTGATGCTGGCCTTCTCGGTCCGCGAGGCACTTCGCGAGGCGGCCGCGGCCTTCGGCCCGGCCGGCACCAGCGTCGACCTGGCCTCGCCAGCGACCCCGGAGGCGGTCTGGTGGGCGCTCGACGAGGCCCGTCGCGGTCACGACGAGGGTCATCTGGTGCAGGGCAAGCCCGGTCACCAGCCGGAGCCCACCGACCCCGACGCGCCGGTGCGGATGCCGGAGTCGGAGTTCGGGCAGACCGCGGTGCCGCACCTCACCCAGGCCTAG
- a CDS encoding IclR family transcriptional regulator — protein MVSEVKKNGGSRSAGGVQSLDRAFGILETMADAGGIIGLSQLAQDADLPLATIHRLVRTLVDLGYVRQEQSRQYSLGPRLMRLADASSKRIATWANPAMIEAVARLGESVNLAVLEGDEIVYVAQVQPSANFMRMFTEVGRRTFPHATAVGKAILADRPDAEVLAMLKRTGMPRHTDHTLIEPAEFLASLALTRERGFALDEGEQEVGVRCVAVVVPDAPQPMALSMSGPLPRVGDDTVLRAAPVLRAAAVEIATELNRIGALSDV, from the coding sequence ATGGTCAGCGAGGTGAAGAAGAACGGCGGTTCGCGCAGCGCTGGAGGTGTCCAGTCCCTCGACCGGGCCTTCGGGATCCTGGAGACGATGGCCGACGCCGGTGGGATCATCGGGCTCTCACAGCTCGCCCAAGACGCCGACCTCCCGCTGGCCACCATCCACCGACTCGTGCGCACGCTGGTCGACCTGGGCTACGTCCGCCAAGAGCAGTCCCGCCAGTACTCCCTCGGCCCGCGCCTGATGCGGCTCGCCGATGCCAGCTCCAAGCGGATCGCCACCTGGGCCAACCCGGCGATGATTGAGGCGGTGGCCAGGCTCGGGGAGTCGGTCAACCTCGCCGTGCTCGAGGGAGACGAGATCGTCTACGTCGCCCAGGTGCAGCCGTCGGCCAATTTCATGCGGATGTTCACCGAGGTCGGTCGGCGCACCTTCCCGCACGCCACCGCGGTCGGCAAGGCGATCCTCGCCGACCGCCCCGACGCCGAGGTGCTCGCGATGCTCAAGCGCACCGGGATGCCCCGGCACACCGATCACACCCTGATCGAGCCAGCGGAGTTTCTCGCCTCTCTGGCCCTGACCCGCGAGCGTGGCTTCGCCCTCGACGAAGGGGAGCAGGAGGTCGGTGTGCGCTGCGTCGCTGTCGTAGTCCCCGACGCCCCACAGCCGATGGCACTGTCGATGTCTGGCCCGCTGCCGAGGGTCGGCGACGACACCGTCCTGCGCGCCGCCCCGGTGCTGCGCGCGGCCGCCGTTGAGATCGCTACCGAGCTCAACCGCATCGGCGCCCTGAGCGACGTCTGA
- the guaD gene encoding guanine deaminase, translating to MTLFLGTFLDTPEDPFAGGSLRSVENGALLVREGTIVRRGTAQALRSAHPDEEIVDLSGGLVLPGFVDTHVHFPQVRMIGALGMPLLDWLEHSALPEEARLADTDYAGEVADEFLSGLTSAGTTTALVFGAHFPAAVDLLFTRAAEIGLRMTSGLVVSDRILRPDLLTAPQTAYDDGLALAKRWHGVGRNRYAVIPRFSLSCTEDLLDSCAALLDAVEGSWFTSHINENLAEVATVCDLFDQCDNYLASYHRHGLVRSHSVFAHNVHATPGELEILAQQGAGVAHCPTSNSALGSGLFPLREHVEHGVQVALGSDVGAGTGFSLFKEGLQAYFMQQLLGERGLSLSPAHLLHLATAAGARVLGLADEVGDFSEGKQFDALWLRPGAGTPLDIGVRHADGPGEALGKAFAMGTTADVARVYVAGHPIGSSR from the coding sequence ATGACCTTGTTCCTGGGGACGTTCCTGGACACCCCTGAAGACCCGTTCGCAGGCGGATCCCTGCGGAGCGTCGAGAACGGCGCCCTGCTGGTGCGCGAGGGCACCATCGTCAGGCGCGGCACGGCCCAGGCCCTGCGCTCGGCACATCCCGACGAGGAGATCGTCGACCTCTCCGGAGGCCTGGTGCTGCCCGGGTTCGTCGACACTCACGTCCACTTCCCCCAGGTGCGAATGATCGGTGCCCTCGGCATGCCGCTGCTCGACTGGCTCGAGCACAGCGCCCTGCCCGAGGAGGCCAGGCTCGCCGACACCGACTACGCGGGCGAGGTCGCCGACGAGTTCCTGAGCGGCCTGACATCGGCCGGCACCACGACGGCGCTGGTCTTCGGGGCACACTTCCCCGCCGCGGTCGACCTGCTCTTCACCCGCGCCGCCGAGATCGGTCTGCGGATGACCAGCGGCCTGGTGGTCAGCGACCGGATCCTGCGACCCGACCTGCTCACCGCCCCCCAGACGGCGTACGACGACGGGCTTGCCCTCGCCAAGCGCTGGCACGGCGTGGGCCGCAACCGATACGCCGTGATCCCGCGCTTCTCGCTGTCGTGCACCGAAGATCTGCTCGACTCGTGCGCTGCTTTGCTCGACGCGGTCGAGGGTTCGTGGTTCACCTCGCACATCAACGAGAACCTCGCCGAGGTCGCCACGGTCTGCGATCTGTTCGACCAGTGCGACAACTACCTCGCCTCCTATCACCGGCACGGCCTGGTCCGCAGCCACAGCGTCTTCGCCCACAACGTGCACGCGACGCCCGGTGAGCTCGAGATCCTGGCCCAGCAGGGCGCGGGCGTGGCGCACTGCCCGACGAGCAACTCCGCCCTGGGCAGTGGGCTGTTTCCCCTGCGCGAGCATGTCGAACACGGCGTGCAGGTGGCCCTGGGATCCGACGTCGGTGCCGGCACCGGCTTCTCCCTGTTCAAGGAGGGGCTCCAGGCCTACTTCATGCAACAGCTGCTGGGAGAGCGTGGCCTCAGCCTCAGCCCAGCCCATCTGCTCCACCTTGCGACCGCCGCCGGGGCTCGGGTGCTGGGGTTGGCAGACGAGGTGGGCGACTTCTCCGAGGGCAAGCAGTTCGACGCGTTGTGGCTTCGGCCCGGAGCCGGCACGCCGCTGGACATCGGCGTCCGGCACGCGGACGGACCCGGAGAGGCCCTGGGCAAGGCGTTCGCGATGGGCACCACGGCCGACGTCGCCCGCGTCTACGTTGCCGGTCACCCGATAGGGTCTTCCCGCTAG
- a CDS encoding glycerophosphodiester phosphodiesterase family protein, producing the protein MRFGGLLTAVVVLAGTLAATVTAPAHAAKAGDFRITAHRGAPTRDITENTIRSMRRAVRLKASALETDIRMTKDGQVVLMHDPTLDRTTDCSGRVSDRSMHYLRKRCRGNRGAEMVPTLGAVLRLADKHHVNLLMEFKGDHWPKADVARVNEVIVGVGMQARVTAMSFHPVPLRRTEAINPGIDTTLLVRRWAQVDAALTYADGVTLATGEMTAERVTAIHGVGKRVIAKKANNTTRWKQLKRLDVGDLITDRVSGYRNWLRR; encoded by the coding sequence ATGCGCTTCGGGGGACTTCTGACCGCTGTCGTCGTCCTCGCGGGGACGTTGGCCGCGACAGTGACGGCGCCTGCGCACGCCGCGAAGGCCGGCGACTTCCGCATCACCGCCCACCGCGGCGCGCCCACCCGCGACATCACCGAGAACACGATCAGGTCGATGCGGCGGGCGGTCCGGCTCAAGGCCTCCGCGCTCGAGACCGACATCCGGATGACCAAGGACGGCCAGGTCGTCCTGATGCACGACCCCACGCTCGACCGCACGACCGACTGCAGCGGGCGGGTCTCCGACAGGTCGATGCACTATCTGCGCAAGCGCTGCCGCGGCAACCGCGGCGCAGAGATGGTGCCGACGCTGGGCGCCGTACTCCGCCTGGCCGACAAGCACCACGTCAACCTGCTCATGGAGTTCAAGGGCGACCACTGGCCGAAGGCCGACGTCGCACGCGTGAACGAGGTCATCGTCGGGGTAGGCATGCAGGCCCGCGTGACGGCGATGTCGTTCCATCCGGTGCCGCTGCGCCGGACCGAGGCCATCAACCCGGGCATCGACACCACCCTGCTCGTACGACGTTGGGCCCAGGTCGACGCTGCCCTGACCTATGCCGACGGGGTGACCCTCGCGACCGGTGAGATGACCGCCGAGCGCGTCACCGCCATCCACGGGGTCGGCAAGAGGGTCATCGCCAAGAAGGCCAACAACACCACCAGGTGGAAGCAGCTGAAGAGGCTCGACGTCGGTGACCTGATCACCGACCGGGTGAGCGGCTACCGCAACTGGCTTCGTCGCTGA
- a CDS encoding alpha/beta hydrolase: MPSRRHELLAYLVPRLKKSGELVTPEHERARIIAWHNGLDRSLPTKAVPRFGRRFSVVRDDSAGFPTYVITPRHVRPTRTLFYVHGGAYNAPIDAFHVRYATLLARAVGARVVMPDYPLAPEHTWRDSFDAMTTSAARWAEEPMVLTGDSAGGGYALALALALRDRGGPQPTHLVLHAPWVDLTTSTPETETVTLTDPWLFIGKVRAYAEWWAGSPEDLGRPEVSPVFGSLAGLPPALLMYGTRDTIAPGCRLLTARSVEDGWDLSVIEEPGFIHVYSLLPFVPEARRAFRQTIAFLG, encoded by the coding sequence ATGCCGAGTCGCCGCCACGAGCTCCTTGCCTACCTCGTCCCGCGCCTCAAGAAGAGTGGCGAGCTGGTCACCCCGGAGCACGAGCGCGCGCGGATCATCGCCTGGCACAACGGGCTCGACCGGTCGTTGCCGACGAAGGCGGTGCCGCGGTTCGGCCGCCGGTTCTCGGTGGTGCGCGACGACAGCGCCGGCTTCCCGACGTACGTCATCACGCCTCGGCACGTCCGGCCGACCCGGACGCTGTTCTACGTGCACGGCGGTGCCTACAACGCGCCGATCGACGCTTTCCACGTGCGCTACGCGACCCTGCTGGCCAGGGCCGTCGGCGCGCGGGTGGTGATGCCCGACTACCCGCTGGCCCCGGAGCACACCTGGCGTGACTCGTTCGACGCGATGACCACGTCGGCGGCCCGCTGGGCCGAGGAGCCGATGGTGCTGACCGGCGACTCGGCCGGTGGCGGCTACGCCCTGGCGCTCGCCCTCGCCCTGCGCGACCGGGGTGGGCCGCAGCCGACGCACCTGGTGCTGCACGCGCCGTGGGTCGACCTGACCACCAGCACACCCGAGACGGAGACGGTCACGCTCACCGACCCGTGGCTGTTCATCGGCAAGGTCCGGGCGTACGCCGAGTGGTGGGCGGGCTCGCCCGAGGACCTCGGCCGCCCGGAGGTCTCGCCGGTGTTCGGATCGCTGGCCGGCCTGCCGCCCGCGCTGCTGATGTACGGCACCCGCGACACGATCGCGCCCGGCTGTCGGCTGCTCACCGCGCGCTCGGTCGAGGACGGCTGGGATCTCTCGGTGATCGAGGAGCCGGGTTTCATCCACGTCTACAGCCTGCTGCCGTTCGTACCCGAGGCACGCCGGGCGTTCAGGCAGACGATCGCCTTCCTGGGCTGA
- a CDS encoding thiamine ABC transporter substrate-binding protein, translating into MTHHVQRSVSTMLATLALLATSACSTVGNSESDDTETDGPVPDEVVLVTHESFALPDELVAGFEKESGFKLVTRAAGDAGTLSAKLSLTQGNPTGDVAFGIDNTFASRTLDEGVFDTYAPTLPEGADAYALPESADKLTPVDVGHVCVNVDKTWFAEKKLTPPATLEDLTKPAYKDLFVTPGASTSSPGMAFLLSTVAEYGDDWPAYWERLLANGTEIVDGWSDAYYTDFTQGGEGGTRPIVLSYDSSPAFTISKDKKSSTTAALLDTCFRSVEYAGVLAGAENPDGAEALIDFLLTDEVQAALPESMYVFPVSSTVELPKDWAAFAEQPTAPYDVDPAEIAANRESWLTEWTDVTTR; encoded by the coding sequence ATGACCCACCATGTCCAGCGCAGCGTCTCCACCATGCTCGCAACCCTTGCGCTGCTCGCCACCTCGGCCTGCAGCACGGTCGGCAACAGCGAGTCCGACGACACCGAGACCGACGGGCCGGTGCCCGACGAGGTCGTGCTCGTCACGCACGAGTCGTTCGCGCTGCCCGACGAGCTGGTCGCCGGGTTCGAGAAGGAGTCGGGCTTCAAGCTCGTCACCCGCGCCGCAGGTGATGCCGGCACGCTGTCGGCCAAGCTGTCGCTGACCCAGGGCAACCCCACCGGCGACGTCGCCTTCGGTATCGACAACACCTTCGCGTCGCGCACCCTCGACGAGGGGGTGTTCGACACCTACGCGCCGACCCTGCCCGAGGGCGCCGACGCGTACGCGCTTCCCGAGAGTGCCGACAAGCTGACGCCGGTCGACGTCGGCCATGTCTGCGTCAACGTCGACAAGACCTGGTTCGCCGAGAAGAAGCTGACACCGCCGGCCACTCTCGAGGACCTCACCAAGCCTGCGTACAAGGACCTCTTCGTCACCCCCGGCGCCTCGACCTCCTCGCCGGGAATGGCGTTCCTGCTCAGCACCGTCGCAGAGTACGGCGACGACTGGCCGGCCTACTGGGAGCGACTGCTCGCCAACGGCACCGAGATCGTCGACGGCTGGTCGGACGCCTACTACACCGACTTCACGCAGGGCGGCGAGGGCGGCACCCGCCCGATCGTGCTGTCCTACGACTCCTCGCCGGCCTTCACGATCTCCAAGGACAAGAAGAGCTCGACGACCGCCGCGCTGCTCGACACGTGCTTCCGCTCCGTCGAGTACGCCGGCGTGCTGGCCGGTGCCGAGAACCCCGACGGCGCCGAGGCGCTGATCGACTTCCTGCTCACCGACGAGGTGCAGGCGGCGCTGCCCGAGAGCATGTACGTCTTCCCGGTCTCCTCGACCGTCGAGCTGCCCAAGGACTGGGCCGCCTTCGCCGAGCAGCCCACCGCGCCGTACGACGTCGACCCGGCCGAGATCGCAGCCAACCGCGAGTCGTGGCTGACCGAGTGGACCGACGTCACCACTCGCTGA